A genomic region of Chaetodon auriga isolate fChaAug3 chromosome 11, fChaAug3.hap1, whole genome shotgun sequence contains the following coding sequences:
- the LOC143328706 gene encoding uncharacterized protein LOC143328706 — protein sequence MHPMPVCSASGGDIFDCIQRGNVELCMHFLQNDRSILKQKGWGGFTPLHYAALHGNRALVDLFLSNGADPNLACDAGQTAFHFGCRQGNIYIMHQMMQYGADLRLIDLQGKTSLHHAVTGGNIVAVHYLWETGMFRFADTDMYQVTPLHLAASTGNTEVVRYLLRDQRCAVDAVDQQGATALHVAAERGGVEVSWTLLQRTGCGMLYEKNHSGLTPLDLCKQGKTFRHQQLTKLLSRYINEPIHHKPRESHVLYYWTLFFPSLGGATILLIAAMVGGYGGLICGLLFPWLARTIFTQYHRMTTYQRLPNPIYLGTLIAGLFHSLLCFYGKIMPSVWPTSALVQVSMVHFSLVLGLFCKVLTQDPGTLDRADADPRFSCIADLVENNQSPHRFCPYCELFLPDYTKHCKLCEVCIKDYDHHCLFLNRCVGRGNHRLFLLFILSMVIAHLLFVATATSYLYDKMPAGSHSLSSWLSLLGEEFWVVVMMSMNALTLLWEVWLLTEQFDAVATGTTTYFRQCESSARQRSLGQRWVIVLSFLLEGRRRVGSGQTREDKTAIDI from the exons ATGCATCCAATGCCTGTGTGCTCGGCTAGCGGCGGAGACATATTTGACTGTatacagagaggaaatgtggaACTGTGTATGCACTTCCTTCAAAATGATCGATCAATCCTCAAGCAAAAGG GATGGGGTGGTTTCACCCCGCTCCACTATGCTGCCCTGCACGGTAACCGCGCCCTGGTTGACCTTTTCCTCAGTAATGGAGCTGACCCCAACCTGGCATGTGATGCGGGACAGACAGCCTTTCATTttggctgcag GCAAGGGAACATCTATATCATGCACCAAATGATGCAGTATGGAGCTGATTTGCGTCTCATAGACTTGCAGGGAAAAACGTCACTGCATCATGCAGTCACTGGGGGCAACAT TGTTGCAGTGCACTATTTGTGGGAGACAGGAATGTTCCGGtttgcagacacagacatgtacCAGGTAACACCCCTTCACCTGGCTGCATCCACAGGCAACACAGAGGTGGTCCGGTATTTGCTCAGAGACCAG agatGTGCTGTGGATGCAgttgaccagcagggggcgaccGCGCTTCATGTTGCAGCAGAGAGGGGCGGAGTGGAGGTGAGCTGGACACTGCTGCAGAGAACAGGCTGCGGGATGCTCTATGAGAAGAACCACAGCGGCCTCACACCACTGGACCTCTGCAAACAGGGGAAAACATTTAG ACATCAGCAACTCACCAAGCTACTGAGTCGGTACATTAATGAGCCAATACACCACAAGCCCAGAGAGTCTCATG TTTTGTATTACTGGACGCTGTTTTTTCCATCCCTGGGTGGAGCTACCATCCTGCTGATAGCAGCCATGGTGGGAGGCTATGGGGGCCTGATCTGCGGTTTGCTCTTCCCCTGGCTGGCCAGAACCATCTTCACACAGTACCACCGCATGACCACGTACCAAAG GTTACCCAACCCGATCTACCTGGGAACCCTCATAGCTGGCTTGTTCCACTCCCTGCTCTGCTTCTATGGAAAAATAATGCCTA GTGTGTGGCCAACCAGTGCTCTGGTCCAGGTGTCAATGGTCCACTTCTCCCTGGTCCTTGGTTTGTTCTGTAAGGTTCTGACTCAGGACCCGGGGACACTGGACAGAGCAGATGCAGATCCTCGGTTCTCCTGTATTGCTGACCTGGTGGAGAACAACCAGAGCCCTCACAGGTTCTGTCCATACTGTGAG CTGTTTCTGCCCGACTACACGAAACACTGCAAGCTGTGTGAGGTGTGCATTAAAGACTACGACCACCACTGCCTTTTCCTCAACCGGTGCGTCGGCCGGGGTAACCATcgcctcttcctgctcttcatcctctccatgGTGATTGCCCACCTTCTTTTTGTTGCCACGGCAACAAGTTACCTGTATGACAAGATGCCTGCGGGCAGTCACAGCTTGTCATCGTGGCTGTCGTTGTTGGGGGAGGAGTTCTGGGTTGTGGTCATGATGAGCATGAATGCACTGACGCTCCTTTGGGAGGTGTGGCTACTGACCGAGCAGTTTGATGCCGTCGCCACAGGGACGACCACCTACTTCCGACAGTGTGAAAGCTCGGCACGACAGAGGTCCCTCGGACAGCGCTGGGTTATAGTGCTGTCGTTTCTGCTGGAGGGTCGAAGGCGGGTGGGCAGCGGACAAACAAGAGAGGACAAAACTGCCATAGACATTTag
- the arhgap22a gene encoding rho GTPase-activating protein 22 codes for MLSPKIKQARRARSKSMVLGELSRVSRPCSPLDQEKALKAGWLKRQRSIMKNWQLRWFVLRTEALYFYKDQDETKAQGCIPLQGSQVNELPANQDEPGRHPFEIVPGGSGEKDRTGISHESFLLMANSQSDMEEWVRAIRRVIWAPLGGGVFGQHLEETMLYEAQCGPQRLVPVLVEQCVCFIREHGLEEEGLFRAPGQTNHVRELQDAFDRGEKPVFDSTTDVHTVASLLKLYIRELPEPIIPFSKYTQFLSCAQLLTKDKSMGILEMGKQVKSLPQVNYNLLKYICKFLDEVQSHSNENKMSVQNLATVFGPNILRPRVEDPVTMMEGSSQVQHLMTVLISEHTRLYQREELETETKIPPQQQNTLQRCKVEWLSQEDPDPPPSSGTGSKTPKEKTQPSTPSTESKATAPSPVTSSEKGEDGHIEGKGKSKTEEKMDGKSDSKTEGKGGSEVAVSPSKQSKALPSWRCSFKGSAASGGPRGKIGGSAGDVSAAGGSNWLMNGLSSLRAHRRTTSSGERLKDSTLSLKDSTLSLKETALSLKDSQRDSDEDSPQTSLSHRALHQSHRLSAYDNVAPSSLSLPADASSIWTSFEISLAEPEAGDKAVKPGQGQERPGEVRDSTNVLDHSASGTEDDLAGTNEGLTNMLTELKQELKKQRTSYETCIRKLEESCSKYQSQVNRLEEELDQEKKKFHMLEIRLRNSERAHQDAENRNILLQQEMEEFYKTLGDLTTGATRTN; via the exons ATGCTGAGCCCCAAGATAAAACAGGCACGCCGGG cACGGTCCAAGAGCATGGTGCTTGGAGAGTTGTCTCGGGTCTCCAGGCCCTGCTCTCCTCTGGATCAGGAGAAAGCACTGAAGGCAGGCTGGCTGAAGAGACAGCGGAGTATCATGAAAAACTGGCAGCTGCGTTGGTTTGTCCTGAGGACTGAAGCTCTTTATTTCTACAAGGACCAGGATGAAACCAAGGCACAG GGTTGTATTCCTCTTCAGGGCAGTCAGGTCAATGAGCTGCCTGCCAATCAGGACGAACCTGGACGACACCCTTTTGAAATTGTTCCAG GGGGGAGTGGAGAAAAGGATCGAACAGGTATAAGCCACGAATCATTCCTGCTGATGGCTAACTCTCAGAGTGACATGGAGGAATGGGTCAGAGCCATACGCAGAGTCATATGGGCTCCACTTGGAGGAG GTGTCTTTGGGCAACACTTAGAGGAGACAATGCTGTACGAGGCCCAGTGTGGCCCTCAGCGACTGGTCCCTGTGCTGGttgaacaatgtgtgtgtttcatacgTGAACAcgggctggaggaggaaggcCTTTTCAGGGCCCCCGGACAGACCAATCACGTTCGAGAGCTGCAGGATGCGTTTGACCGTGGCGAGAAGCCGGTGTTTGACAG TACCACAGACGTCCACACAGTGGCATCACTGCTAAAGCTGTACATACGGGAGCTGCCGGAGCCCATAATCCCATTctccaaatacacacagtttctctcttgTGCTCAGCTTCTTACCAAGGATAAATCAATG GGTATTTTAGAGATGGGCAAGCAGGTGAAATCCCTTCCTCAGGTCAACTACAACCTCCTTAAATACATCTGCAA GTTTCTTGACGAGGTTCAATCTCACTCCAATGAGAATAAGATGAGTGTTCAGAATCTGGCCACTGTGTTTGGACCCAATATCCTTCGGCCCAGGGTGGAGGACCCAGTCACTATGATGGAGG GAAGTTCACAGGTGCAGCATCTGATGACTGTGCTGATCAGTGAACACACCAGACTTTATCAACGGGAGGAGCTGGAAACTGAGACCAAGATCCCCCCACAGCAACAGAATACTCTCCAACGGTGCAAAGTGGAATGGCTCTCACAAGAAGACCCTGACCCCCCACCCTCCTCAGGCACAGGCTCCAAAACCCCTAAAGAGAAAACCCAACCTTCCACGCCTTCTACAGAGAGTAAAGCGACTGCACCAAGCCCTGTTACAAGTTCAGAGAAGGGCGAGGATGGTCATATTGAAGGGAAGGGCAAAAGtaagacagaggagaaaatggatggaaaatCTGATAGCAAAACTGAAGGGAAAGGTGGAAGTGAAGTAGCTGTTAGCCCAAGTAAACAGTCTAAAGCTCTGCCCTCCTGGAGGTGCTCTTTCAAGGGCAGTGCAGCATCTGGGGGACCAAGGGGGAAAATAGGGGGGTCCGCAGGGGATGTGTCAGCAGCTGGTGGGAGCAACTGGCTGATGAATGGCCTGTCGTCCCTCCGAGCTCACAGGCGCACCACCTCATCAGGTGAAAGACTTAAAGACTCCACTCTGTCTCTGAAAGATTCAACTCTCTCCCTCAAAGAGACCGCTCTTTCACTTAAGGACTCACAGAGAGACTCCGATGAAGATTCTCCTCAAACGTCCTTGTCCCACAGAGCCCTCCACCAATCCCACAGACTGTCTGCCTATGACAATGTTGCCCCCTCCAGTCTAAGCCTACCTGCTGATGCATCCTCCATCTGGACATCCTTTGAGATCTCGCTGGCCGAGCCAGAGGCAGGCGATAAGGCAGTTAAACCTGGGCAGGGCCAGGAGAGACCCGGAGAGGTGAGGGACAGTACAAATGTTCTGGACCACAGTGCAAGTGGAACCGAGGATGATCTCGCAGGGACAAATGAAGGTCTCACCAACATGCTGACTGAACTCAAGCAGGAGCTAAAGAAACAGAGGACAAGCTATGAAACCTGCATTCGCAA ATTGGAGGAGTCCTGTTCTAAGTACCAGTCCCAGGTGAACCGGCTCGAGGAGGAGCTGGAccaggagaagaagaagtttcACATGCTAGAGATCCGACTCAGGAACTCGGAGCGGGCTCACCAAGACGCAGAGAACCGAAACATCCTCCTCCAGCAAGAGATGGAGGAGTTCTACAAAACCCTTGGAGATCTAACCACAGGAGCAACACGGACCAACTAG